In the Engystomops pustulosus chromosome 2, aEngPut4.maternal, whole genome shotgun sequence genome, one interval contains:
- the HPX gene encoding hemopexin isoform X1: MRLGYKSRVSAGGGHRISMKLCVLLCLLPLLRSYPLIKGKHNDTGNNFHPDPDPAYSLPGMSGRCTEEGFGAITLDDKGVMHYFRGDSEWTGFQGPTQHINVTWPGLTGPIDAAFRNHNKKTPLEHHRIYLFKGEQVWSYYEGKLVKGFPRLIGKEFPGIPDHLDAAVECHQGECRTDSVLFFKGDTVYIYSSEEEPPIKQRHWSLGNCSAAVRWLERYYCFNGINFTRFDPVTGKVLSPRPLDTRDYFVWCPGRGHGHETRQNATLMAIKDRCSNRSFEAFCSDDKSRIYAFRGGWYFRLDSSKDGWHAWPLSHTWRNLQGVVDAAFSHEHRMYFIQGSQVTVYLSDQMYIPVAGYPKAIEEEWEVSGVTAVDAAFTCPHSSDLYLIRGNRLTLVDLNTRRRSGEDETIIHSEVDSAMCNAHGLYLIHGPSFYHYKDVGELLSTNTAPAPGTIASYFLDC, from the exons GATAAAAGGGAAACACAATGATACCGGAAATAACTTTCACCCTGATCCTGACCCTGCCTACAGCCTGCcag GGATGTCGGGTCGCTGCACAGAGGAAGGATTTGGCGCTATTACATTGGATGATAAGGGGGTGATGCATTACTTCAGAG GAGATTCGGAGTGGACGGGATTCCAGGGGCCAACACAACATATAAATGTAACGTGGCCCGGTCTAACGGGGCCCATAGACGCTGCCTTCAGGAACCACAACAAGAAGACACCACTGGAGCATCACAGGATATATCTCTTCAAG GGGGAGCAGGTCTGGAGTTACTATGAAGGAAAACTGGTGAAGGGTTTCCCACGTCTCATTGGCAAAGAGTTTCCTGGAATTCCAGACCACCTGGACGCCGCAGTGGAGTGTCACCAGGGCGAGTGCAGGACTGACAGTGTCCTTTTCTTTAAAG GTGACACAGTGTATATCTACAGCTCGGAGGAGGAGCCCCCCATCAAGCAGCGGCACTGGTCCCTCGGTAACTGCTCGGCGGCTGTCAGGTGGCTGGAGAGATATTACTGCTTCAATGGCATCAACTTTACCAGATTTGATCCGGTGACCGGGAAGGTCCTGTCTCCTCGACCGCTGGACACCAGAGATTACTTTGTCTGGTGCCCAGGGAGGG GGCACGGGCATGAGACCAGGCAGAATGCCACCCTTATGGCCATCAAGGACCGCTGCAGCAATAGATCATTTGAGGCCTTCTGCTCGGATGACAAGTCCCGGATTTACGCCTTTCGAG GGGGCTGGTACTTCCGTCTGGATAGCAGTAAGGATGGCTGGCACGCCTGGCCCCTCAGTCACACATGGAGGAACCTGCAAGGAGTGGTGGACGCTGCCTTCAGCCATGAGCACCGCATGTATTTTATACAA GGTTCCCAGGTGACCGTCTACCTGTCGGATCAGATGTACATCCCGGTTGCAGGATATCCGAAGGCCATAGAGGAGGAGTGGGAGGTGAGTGGGGTGACGGCAGTGGATGCGGCCTTCACCTGCCCGCACTCCAGCGACTTGTATCTCATCAGAG GCAACCGTCTTACCCTGGTGGACCTCAACACGCGCAGACGCTCTGGAGAAGACGAGACCATCATCCACAGTGAGGTGGACAGTGCCATGTGTAACGCTCACGGCCTGTATCTCATCCATGGTCCATCCTTCTACCACTACAAGGACGTAGGAGAGCTGCTCTCCACCAACACGGCTCCGGCCCCTGGGACCATTGCCTCATACTTCCTGGACTGCTAG
- the HPX gene encoding hemopexin isoform X3, translated as MRLGYKSRVSAGGGHRISMKLCVLLCLLPLLRSYPLIKGKHNDTGNNFHPDPDPAYSLPGMSGRCTEEGFGAITLDDKGVMHYFRGDSEWTGFQGPTQHINVTWPGLTGPIDAAFRNHNKKTPLEHHRIYLFKGEQVWSYYEGKLVKGFPRLIGKEFPGIPDHLDAAVECHQGECRTDSVLFFKGHGHETRQNATLMAIKDRCSNRSFEAFCSDDKSRIYAFRGGWYFRLDSSKDGWHAWPLSHTWRNLQGVVDAAFSHEHRMYFIQGSQVTVYLSDQMYIPVAGYPKAIEEEWEVSGVTAVDAAFTCPHSSDLYLIRGNRLTLVDLNTRRRSGEDETIIHSEVDSAMCNAHGLYLIHGPSFYHYKDVGELLSTNTAPAPGTIASYFLDC; from the exons GATAAAAGGGAAACACAATGATACCGGAAATAACTTTCACCCTGATCCTGACCCTGCCTACAGCCTGCcag GGATGTCGGGTCGCTGCACAGAGGAAGGATTTGGCGCTATTACATTGGATGATAAGGGGGTGATGCATTACTTCAGAG GAGATTCGGAGTGGACGGGATTCCAGGGGCCAACACAACATATAAATGTAACGTGGCCCGGTCTAACGGGGCCCATAGACGCTGCCTTCAGGAACCACAACAAGAAGACACCACTGGAGCATCACAGGATATATCTCTTCAAG GGGGAGCAGGTCTGGAGTTACTATGAAGGAAAACTGGTGAAGGGTTTCCCACGTCTCATTGGCAAAGAGTTTCCTGGAATTCCAGACCACCTGGACGCCGCAGTGGAGTGTCACCAGGGCGAGTGCAGGACTGACAGTGTCCTTTTCTTTAAAG GGCACGGGCATGAGACCAGGCAGAATGCCACCCTTATGGCCATCAAGGACCGCTGCAGCAATAGATCATTTGAGGCCTTCTGCTCGGATGACAAGTCCCGGATTTACGCCTTTCGAG GGGGCTGGTACTTCCGTCTGGATAGCAGTAAGGATGGCTGGCACGCCTGGCCCCTCAGTCACACATGGAGGAACCTGCAAGGAGTGGTGGACGCTGCCTTCAGCCATGAGCACCGCATGTATTTTATACAA GGTTCCCAGGTGACCGTCTACCTGTCGGATCAGATGTACATCCCGGTTGCAGGATATCCGAAGGCCATAGAGGAGGAGTGGGAGGTGAGTGGGGTGACGGCAGTGGATGCGGCCTTCACCTGCCCGCACTCCAGCGACTTGTATCTCATCAGAG GCAACCGTCTTACCCTGGTGGACCTCAACACGCGCAGACGCTCTGGAGAAGACGAGACCATCATCCACAGTGAGGTGGACAGTGCCATGTGTAACGCTCACGGCCTGTATCTCATCCATGGTCCATCCTTCTACCACTACAAGGACGTAGGAGAGCTGCTCTCCACCAACACGGCTCCGGCCCCTGGGACCATTGCCTCATACTTCCTGGACTGCTAG
- the HPX gene encoding hemopexin isoform X2 produces the protein MSGRCTEEGFGAITLDDKGVMHYFRGDSEWTGFQGPTQHINVTWPGLTGPIDAAFRNHNKKTPLEHHRIYLFKGEQVWSYYEGKLVKGFPRLIGKEFPGIPDHLDAAVECHQGECRTDSVLFFKGDTVYIYSSEEEPPIKQRHWSLGNCSAAVRWLERYYCFNGINFTRFDPVTGKVLSPRPLDTRDYFVWCPGRGHGHETRQNATLMAIKDRCSNRSFEAFCSDDKSRIYAFRGGWYFRLDSSKDGWHAWPLSHTWRNLQGVVDAAFSHEHRMYFIQGSQVTVYLSDQMYIPVAGYPKAIEEEWEVSGVTAVDAAFTCPHSSDLYLIRGNRLTLVDLNTRRRSGEDETIIHSEVDSAMCNAHGLYLIHGPSFYHYKDVGELLSTNTAPAPGTIASYFLDC, from the exons ATGTCGGGTCGCTGCACAGAGGAAGGATTTGGCGCTATTACATTGGATGATAAGGGGGTGATGCATTACTTCAGAG GAGATTCGGAGTGGACGGGATTCCAGGGGCCAACACAACATATAAATGTAACGTGGCCCGGTCTAACGGGGCCCATAGACGCTGCCTTCAGGAACCACAACAAGAAGACACCACTGGAGCATCACAGGATATATCTCTTCAAG GGGGAGCAGGTCTGGAGTTACTATGAAGGAAAACTGGTGAAGGGTTTCCCACGTCTCATTGGCAAAGAGTTTCCTGGAATTCCAGACCACCTGGACGCCGCAGTGGAGTGTCACCAGGGCGAGTGCAGGACTGACAGTGTCCTTTTCTTTAAAG GTGACACAGTGTATATCTACAGCTCGGAGGAGGAGCCCCCCATCAAGCAGCGGCACTGGTCCCTCGGTAACTGCTCGGCGGCTGTCAGGTGGCTGGAGAGATATTACTGCTTCAATGGCATCAACTTTACCAGATTTGATCCGGTGACCGGGAAGGTCCTGTCTCCTCGACCGCTGGACACCAGAGATTACTTTGTCTGGTGCCCAGGGAGGG GGCACGGGCATGAGACCAGGCAGAATGCCACCCTTATGGCCATCAAGGACCGCTGCAGCAATAGATCATTTGAGGCCTTCTGCTCGGATGACAAGTCCCGGATTTACGCCTTTCGAG GGGGCTGGTACTTCCGTCTGGATAGCAGTAAGGATGGCTGGCACGCCTGGCCCCTCAGTCACACATGGAGGAACCTGCAAGGAGTGGTGGACGCTGCCTTCAGCCATGAGCACCGCATGTATTTTATACAA GGTTCCCAGGTGACCGTCTACCTGTCGGATCAGATGTACATCCCGGTTGCAGGATATCCGAAGGCCATAGAGGAGGAGTGGGAGGTGAGTGGGGTGACGGCAGTGGATGCGGCCTTCACCTGCCCGCACTCCAGCGACTTGTATCTCATCAGAG GCAACCGTCTTACCCTGGTGGACCTCAACACGCGCAGACGCTCTGGAGAAGACGAGACCATCATCCACAGTGAGGTGGACAGTGCCATGTGTAACGCTCACGGCCTGTATCTCATCCATGGTCCATCCTTCTACCACTACAAGGACGTAGGAGAGCTGCTCTCCACCAACACGGCTCCGGCCCCTGGGACCATTGCCTCATACTTCCTGGACTGCTAG
- the LOC140117131 gene encoding uncharacterized protein — MALFTKAWESVGFLQAVNSVVVGLVAQINDSATTEEIEFVKKTLESIDRQYAIGKGLMNDCDITRCEDDIVVVYQQLATVVRAAKSYKDKEKEVFTQYVYDYKIDRQLNALYNRLLGVSVLANQVTLLQQVIRDHHPRRWEMIAFCQQVNFVLATGLLCLFVHGSLTGRDTQLMMGRWTDKMSVLYKRMEDTSRDCAAYFKEQAQEDVEKYLPLNESLPDDEKALSILKLLEKNYDWLRWAVMVSRSSKDKAEEVFVKGSYISVQGDCGTQVVLSYSENPVSLDKGKTNQLIGELEWKLPNPPPDVYANIEADPSYAKRYLAQRMLQKLTEGLSRGVTVHTVPGKLEMASNFPPASYVLYEYKHRMASGTVCIFG, encoded by the coding sequence ATGGCTTTATTCACTAAGGCGTGGGAGTCGGTGGGATTCCTGCAGGCAGTAAACTCAGTGGTTGTGGGGCTTGTGGCTCAGATCAATGACTCAGCAACCACTGAGGAAATTGAGTTTGTCAAGAAGACCTTGGAGTCTATTGACCGACAGTATGCCATAGGAAAGGGCTTGATGAacgactgtgacatcaccaggtgTGAGGACGACATTGTGGTCGTGTACCAGCAGCTGGCTACCGTTGTCCGTGCAGCAAAGTCTTACAAAGACAAAGAGAAGGAGGTGTTCACACAGTACGTCTACGACTACAAGATCGACAGGCAACTGAATGCACTGTACAATCGTCTCCTCGGCGTCTCTGTCCTGGCAAATCAGGTCACTCTGCTGCAGCAGGTCATCAGAGACCACCACCCGCGCCGCTGGGAGATGATTGCCTTCTGCCAGCAGGTGAATTTTGTCTTGGCCACTGGCCTGCTTTGTCTTTTTGTCCATGGGTCTCTGACTGGAAGAGATACCCAACTCATGATGGGAAGATGGACGGACAAGATGTCCGTTCTCTACAAGAGAATGGAAGACACCTCTAGAGATTGTGCTGCGTACTTCAAGGAGCAGGCCCAGGAGGATGTGGAGAAGTATTTACCCCTCAATGAGTCATTACCTGATGACGAGAAAGCGTTGTCCATATTAAAACTACTAGAGAAGAATTATGACTGGCTGCGCTGGGCAGTGATGGTCTCTCGTTCATCGAAGGATAAGGCAGAAGAGGTCTTCGTGAAGGGGAGCTACATCTCAGTCCAGGGGGATTGTGGTACTCAGGTAGTACTGAGTTATAGTGAGAACCCGGTCTCTCTGGACAAGGGAAAAACCAACCAGCTGATAGGTGAGCTGGAGTGGAAGCTCCCAAACCCTCCGCCAGATGTCTATGCCAACATTGAGGCCGATCCCAGCTACGCCAAGAGATACCTTGCCCAGCGCATGCTCCAGAAGCTGACGGAAGGCCTCAGCAGGGGCGTTACTGTACACACAGTGCCTGGGAAACTGGAGATGGCCAGCAACTTCCCTCCGGCCTCCTATGTCTTGTACGAGTATAAGCACCGCATGGCCTCTGGTACAGTGTGCATCTTCGGCTGA